From Miscanthus floridulus cultivar M001 chromosome 15, ASM1932011v1, whole genome shotgun sequence, the proteins below share one genomic window:
- the LOC136507487 gene encoding uncharacterized protein — translation MGCLGAVAASECKVYEYLLKTPACNQTRESIYEFVKRSESFRLAEADKLNVINWRPSSAADAHVMIEECGKRFSRDDRGEACDEDEQVQEFLDMVKEVLPPPPPKAEAEAEAEARQE, via the exons ATGGGATGCTTGGGGGCTGTTGCTGCATCAGAGTGTAAG GTGTATGAGTACCTCTTAAAAACCCCTGCTTGCAACCAGACAAGGGAATCAATTTATGAATTTGTGAAGAGAAGTGAGAGTTTCAGGCTTGCAGAGGCTGATAAGCTAAATGTCATCAACTGGAGACCGTCCTCAGCTGCTGATGCTCATGTG ATGATAGAAGAATGTGGGAAACGATTTTCCAGGGACGACCGAGGAGAAGCATGTGACGAAGACGAGCAGGTCCAGGAGTTTTTGGATATGGTGAAGGAGGTTTTACCACCACCCCCACCtaaggcagaggcagaggcagaggcagaggcgaGGCAGGAGTGA